ATGCCATGGTGTGGGGttccgaagaagacgaccCCATATACAGCTTGGATGAGTTTTTGATCATCTTTATTTTCTGATCCGGACAATGATATCAGGGCCTATCCAATAGATGAACATTAGGAATGAGAGTATATGCATCAAAGATTGGCTCACCTGCTTAATAATTAGCCCTCCAAGACTATGACCGATAAGAATAATGGGCCGGATTTTTATAGCGTTCACTATTGTTTGCAGGCTAGCATTAAACTTAGTAGCGAAGTCCTCTAGGTTTTGCATGCTCTTGCTCCCGGCAACAGTCGATTCATAGCCATAGATCATAACCCGAGCTATTGGCCGATTATCGGTCCCCGAGGAGAGATCGTAAGGGAGAGAGTCACGCAACCACATATAGCTTCCGTCTTTCTCTTTAAATGATCCAAAAGCATGTCCTCCAAGGCCTGATAACGCAATCACACTCTGAGAGTTAGCTAGAGCTCGCTTCGTTAGATTAGCAATATACTTACTCTATTTTATGATCTTTTGAAGATGGTGTGTAAAGCGTAGTAAAACCATGGAAATCACTGCCGACTGTTAAGTATTGTTTGCGGTTTGGCTTGATATTAGACGCCCTCGGTATTGGAATAGACCAACTGCAGCTATACTGAAGCTGAGAGGGTGAATTGCTAAAAGTAGCTGTGGCTACCTGTGATTTACTGTTATTCTCATAAGCTAGAGACTCAATCTCTGCATCTGTAACAGTCTCTTGGTCATTTAGGAAAGATTGCAATTGTTCACAGCCCCAGTCGGCCGGCACACCGCTAATCCTGTACGTATTCATGTTCCTCGGTGATGCCCTGTTCATGTCTTCAGATATCGTCGTCAGTCATGCAGTTGGTTCCAAGACACAGCAATAAACCAATCTATAGCTACAGCTGGCTGCGTTCTTTACCATAAAAGAAGGTTAAATGATTTTGAGCTGATCGTTGACTTTATTCTGGCGTATTTTGCCAAGCTTAGCGTCGTGTTCAAAGAATCTTGTGTTTCTCGCGTGCGCGATTTAGTATGCGGGGCTGGATGGGGGAATAACTTACTCAGAACAGGCAGCTAATTATTGATTTCGTGGCCAGGTAGACGGTCACGTGGTGGGTGGAGAAAAAGAGCTGGTGTACAATAGTAGTAGCTCTTACATAGATTCGATGAGCTCTCAGTACAAGAAAGAGTCGAAAGTGACATAGCGGCAGGGGGGCAAGCTGTATGTAATGATAAGACCAGCGGGGCGAAATATCCAGTGTTAGCTTGGTTGGTTGATGTTATAGGTACTTGTGGTACTTGCTTGATACAAAGCTCATAGCGACATGCTACACTGGCCGCAATTGTTTTATATGGGTTGCTTATTATAGTTAAGTATAATTTCGCGACACCCATTTCGCCTTCCACTGTATCATTGCGCaaaagataagaagaagaagaaatatcaTTGCGCCCACGTGGGATA
This portion of the Trichoderma atroviride chromosome 6, complete sequence genome encodes:
- a CDS encoding uncharacterized protein (EggNog:ENOG41), with translation MNRASPRNMNTYRISGVPADWGCEQLQSFLNDQETVTDAEIESLAYENNSKSQVATATFSNSPSQLQYSCSWSIPIPRASNIKPNRKQYLTVGSDFHGFTTLYTPSSKDHKIDVIALSGLGGHAFGSFKEKDGSYMWLRDSLPYDLSSGTDNRPIARVMIYGYESTVAGSKSMQNLEDFATKFNASLQTIVNAIKIRPIILIGHSLGGLIIKQALISLSGSENKDDQKLIQAVYGVVFFGTPHHGMEIGSLIPMVGDGPNRFLIESLNYSNSQILTIQHRDFHKALGGKGDSEVFCFYETLQSPTAQQDKFGAWKMTGPDAILVTKSSAIHCRPWEDGAENICALNRTHSEMVKFKPNDSDYNIVKEKIKGLSRRALIARGLANDINNDKCNKFGHSANGPRCYKCGEFGHFANDLHCYKCGGYGHYANDVHCDKCGGIGHYANDPHCYKCHAYGHFAKECSMR
- a CDS encoding uncharacterized protein (EggNog:ENOG41), with product MNRASPRNMNTYRISGVPADWGCEQLQSFLNDQETVTDAEIESLAYENNSKSQVATATFSNSPSQLQYSCSWSIPIPRASNIKPNRKQYLTVGSDFHGFTTLYTPSSKDHKIDVIALSGLGGHAFGSFKEKDGSYMWLRDSLPYDLSSGTDNRPIARVMIYGYESTVAGSKSMQNLEDFATKFNASLQTIVNAIKIRPIILIGHSLGGLIIKQALISLSGSENKDDQKLIQAVYGVVFFGTPHHGMEIGSLIPMVGDGPNRFLIESLNYSNSQILTIQHRDFHKALGGKGDSEVFCFYETLQSPTAQQDKFGAWKMTGPDAILVTKSSAIHCRPWEDGAENICALNRTHSEMVKFKPNDSDYNIVKEKIKGLSRRALIARGLANDINNDKCNKFGHSANGPRCYKCGEFGHFANDLHCYKCGGYGHYANDVHCDKCQC